In a single window of the Gemmatimonadales bacterium genome:
- a CDS encoding threonine/serine dehydratase has translation MPTTALPTISREDLARTQAALSSIAVRTPLVESAALSRQFGVPVRVKCEHHQPIGAFKIRGAYTAISRLPEEQRARGIITHSSGNHGQAVAYVAKHYGVKAVIVMPETAPAVKVEGIRRHGAEIVFTTKKEREQRAKDLIDQHGYVFVAPYDNVDVIMGQGTCAYEIFEDQPETTLLISPVGGGGMIAGTCAAVAAIKPSAAVYGVEPASSPKLRAALDAGHPVPFEPVETLADGLVPPALGSITLEYIKPVVKDAIALSEGEIGAGVRFLFRSMGLKVEPSGATSVAAILAGKIKPTGPTACILTGGNVDPAVFARLVG, from the coding sequence ATGCCCACGACAGCCTTACCGACCATCTCGCGCGAGGATCTTGCCCGGACGCAAGCCGCGCTGAGCTCGATCGCAGTGCGGACTCCGCTCGTCGAATCTGCCGCGCTGTCGCGACAGTTCGGCGTTCCGGTGCGCGTCAAGTGCGAACACCATCAGCCGATCGGTGCTTTCAAGATCCGAGGAGCCTACACGGCCATCTCGCGGTTGCCGGAGGAGCAGCGAGCCCGGGGCATCATCACCCACTCGAGCGGCAACCATGGCCAGGCGGTTGCCTATGTTGCCAAGCACTACGGCGTCAAAGCAGTCATCGTGATGCCCGAGACGGCGCCGGCCGTCAAGGTGGAAGGGATCCGGCGTCACGGCGCCGAAATCGTCTTCACGACCAAGAAGGAGCGTGAGCAGCGGGCCAAGGACCTGATCGACCAGCACGGCTATGTGTTCGTCGCACCATACGACAACGTCGATGTCATCATGGGACAGGGCACCTGCGCCTATGAGATCTTCGAGGACCAGCCGGAAACGACGCTCCTGATCTCGCCGGTCGGTGGCGGCGGGATGATCGCGGGCACCTGCGCTGCGGTCGCCGCGATCAAGCCCTCGGCTGCGGTTTACGGCGTCGAGCCGGCCAGCTCGCCCAAGCTCCGCGCCGCCCTCGATGCCGGGCATCCGGTGCCCTTCGAGCCGGTCGAGACGCTGGCCGATGGTCTGGTTCCGCCGGCTCTCGGCAGCATTACGCTCGAGTACATCAAGCCGGTCGTCAAAGACGCGATTGCGCTGTCCGAAGGGGAGATCGGCGCCGGGGTCCGCTTTCTTTTCCGCTCGATGGGTCTCAAGGTGGAGCCCTCGGGAGCAACCTCGGTTGCGGCCATCCTGGCCGGCAAGATCAAACCGACCGGACCTACCGCCTGCATTCTGACCGGAGGGAATGTCGACCCCGCCGTGTTTGCGCGGCTGGTTGGCTGA